The DNA sequence AACAGGACTTTGGCGCCGGATCCGGCCGTCATCGGCAGCCGTGTGCCGACCGGAACCGTATCGCGAAGCCCCGCAGGTGGTTCCAGGGCAGCGATGCACACCCGCGCGGTTCCCTCGCGACGGTAGAGCTGCACGCTCTCGCCGGTGATCTCCCGCAGCCTGGGCAAGATCGCGGCCCCGGCCGCCAGCAGGGGATCGCTGACCTGGGTGGCCAGCTCACTGAGCGCCGGTCCCAGCCGCCAGCGTCCCTCGGCGTCGCGGGCCAGCAGGCGATGGGTCTCCAGGCCGGCGGCCAACCGGTGTGCGGTGGCGCGGGGAAGCCCGGTGCGCTCGCAGAGTTCGGCCAGCCCACAGGGAGACTCGGCAACCGAATGCAGCACGCCCACGGCTTTGTCGAGGACGCCGATGCCGCTATCCTGTCTCATATCGAGATACTAACGTCCCGAAATGTGAGATGGCCACTTTCCAGCCCGGGGTGGCCGACGGAGGAATCGAGAAGTGATGGCCCAGATCGACAAGCCCAGAACGCTGCCCGAGAAGGTGTGGGACGACCACGTCGTGGTTGCCGGTGCCGGCAGTGGTGCCTCGCGTGAACCCGATTTGATC is a window from the Mycolicibacterium anyangense genome containing:
- a CDS encoding IclR family transcriptional regulator, whose protein sequence is MRQDSGIGVLDKAVGVLHSVAESPCGLAELCERTGLPRATAHRLAAGLETHRLLARDAEGRWRLGPALSELATQVSDPLLAAGAAILPRLREITGESVQLYRREGTARVCIAALEPPAGLRDTVPVGTRLPMTAGSGAKVLLAYSDAATQQAVLPSAKFTERTLADVRRRGWAQSAAEREPGVASISAPVRDRSGAVIAAVSVSGPIDRMGRRPGARWAADLLSASEALTRRL